The DNA segment CCTGCATTTGGTCTGGATGCGGTATGGATCACTAAAGATCAGGTCGATTACGCACAAAGCCTTGGCTACACCGTCGTGGATGCGTCAACAGTTATCGCTACTCATCTTAGCCAGTTGTTGACGCAGCATGCGGCGCAGTTACTGGGTCATGATGAAGTACAGAATTTACTTGAACTGATTGGTCGTAATCAGCCTAAACTTACTGAGGGTTTGGTTCCTGGCGTTGTTACTATGGGAACACTAGTAAAAGTACTGCAAAATCTGCTTTCGGAAGGCGTTACCATCCGGGATATGCGTACATTACTGCAAACATTGGTTGAATATGCACCACGTAGCCAGGATCCTGATGTATTAACCGCCGCTTGTCGTATTTCTTTGCGCCGGCTCATTGTGCAAAGTATTGTTGGCGGCGAGAATATCATTCCAGTTATTACATTAGCGCCTGATTTAGAAAGAATTTTACACCAGTCACTGCAAGCGGGTGGGGCTGAAGGGGCAGGTATTGAACCCGGATTGGCAGAAAGAATGCAGAAATCCTTAACTGAAGCGGCTCAGCGTCAGGAATTGGAAGGACAAACACCAGTGTTACTGACGTCTGGTGTGCTGCGTAATACGTTGTCTCGCTTTGTGAGAAATGCCATTCCTAACCTGCGAATTCTTTCTTATCAGGAGATACCGGAAGATAAGCAAATCCGCATCGTCAGCTCTGTTGGGCAGCAATAGAGCCGGGAGGTTTAGGTGAAAATAAAGCGCGTATTTGCCAAGGATATGAGAACAGCCCTGGCGGAAGTAAAAGAGTTATTAGGGCCTGATGCCGTCATCATGTCCAATAAAAAAGTGACCGGTGGCATCGAGATCGTTGCTGCCGTCGACTATCAGACTGCGCAGGGTGCCCAGTCGATGCCAACCGCAAGAGCATTAAAAGAAGATCGCGTGGAGTTTTCTGGGCAACGTCCTGAATCACAAATGAGTGCTGCGTTTGATAATGCCAAAGAAAAGGTAGCAGATAGTCTGGGTGCTTTACTGGCCAGACAGAGCAAACTTGTCAGAGAACAGCAATCGTTTGGATTACCGCCAACGCTGGAAGAACAAGCCAAGATGGCGCCAGAACCCGCAAGACCACGTTCTCTGGCCAGTTCTCGCCAATCGTCTTCTGCTTCTTCTGCGCATAAAGATAAAGAAATGGAAGCTATGCGTTCTGAAATGGCTTCCATCCGTAAATTACTGCAACACCAGTTGTCAGGTTTAATGTGGCAGGAAGTTGAACGCAGAGAGCCCATTCGTGCTTTGCTGATTAAACAACTGATCAAGGGCGGTTTTACTGAAATTTTGGCAGATCAACTCGCGGGTATGGTACCGGAAGATATTCCGTTACATGACGCATGGAAACACATTGAACGCTTACTGACCCAACAGCTGAAGGTCAGCGATGACGAAATTATGCGATTTGGTGGCGCTGTTGCTTTATTAGGGCCAACAGGGGTAGGAAAAACAACCACTATTGCCAAATTAGCGGCTCGATTTGCAATGAAATATGGTGCGGAACAGGTAGCGTTGATTACTACCGATCACTATCGGATCGGTGCGCAAGATCAATTGCAAACTTATGGCCGGATCATGGGCTGCCAGGTCAGAGCAGTAAACAATGTTGAAGAGTTAGGTACTGCGCTCTATCAACTGCGTAACCGTCGGTTAGTTCTTATCGATACTGCGGGTATGGGGCAACGTGATGTTCGTTTGAACGAACAACTTGACACATTAATTCAAAATAGCCGGGTCAAAATTCGTCACTATCTGGTGTTACCTGCTACAGCACAACGTCGGGTACTACAGGAAGCGTATGAACATTTTCAGCGTATCCCACTGAGTGGCTGCATTTTGACCAAGTTGGATGAAAGTCTCAATCTTGGGGATGTCTTGGATGTCTGTATTCAAAATTCGTTGCCTATCAGTTACGTTACTAACGGACAACGCGTGCCGGAGGATATTCAGCTACCGAATGTTGCAGAGTTAGTGTCGGTTACCATGCAACAACTGGATGCGCAGACGGGTCAGCCCTATTATTGGAGCAGCGACCCCCATGAGCCGAATCATGCGGAGTTTTATGAATAAAATGGGTGTAACTATGAATCAAGCCAGTGGTCTGCGGAATATGCAGCGTAATCACCGCATCAAAGTTGTCACCGTGACAGGTGGTAAAGGGGGCGTCGGGAAATCGAATGTCACTTTGAATGTCGGTATGAGCTTGGCCGCGCAAGGCAAACGGGTATTGATATTAGATGCCGACTTAGGTTTGGCGAACATCGACGTTATGCTGGGTCTCCGGGTACATAAAAACTTGTCGCATGTGCTTTCCGGCCAATGTTCACTCGACGATATTATTATTGAAGGGCCAAATGGATTGATGATTATTCCGGCAACATCGGGAACCCAATCCATGGTTGAATTATCACCGTCTGAGCATGCAGGGTTAATCAGAGCGTTCAGTGAATTGCAAACGCCGATTGATATGCTGTTGGTTGATACCGCCGCCGGTATTTCTGACATGGTGATGAGTTTTGCTCGTGCGGCACAAGATGTCATGGTCGTGGTTTGCGATGAGCCGACCTCAATCACAGATGCTTACGCGCTGATCAAGCTTCTTTCCCGTGAATATGGTGTTTTTCGTTTTCGCATTGTTGCCAACATGGTGCGCAGTTTACGCGAAGGGCAGGAGCTCTTTACTAAATTGACTCGGGTCACTGACCGTTTTCTTGATGCTTCGCTGGAATTAGTTGCCTGTATTCCTTACGACAACAATGTTCGACAAGCAGTAAAAAAACAAAAAGTGATCGTTGATGCGTTCCCTAAATCGCCGGCATCACTCGCATTCCGAGCATTAGCGAATAAAGTGTCCAGTTGGCCAATACCGAATCAGCCTGGCGGTCATTTGGAATTTTTCATTGAAAATTTGTTACAACCCAAAAAAGTTGTAGGTGAAAATCAATGATGAACAAAGCTCAAGCCTATCATCGCCAACAAGATCCTAACCGGCTGGTTGAAAGATATGCAGGGCTGGTGAAACGGATTGGGCAACATATGTTGGCTCGTCTGCCCAGCAGTGTACAGCTGGATGATTTATTACAAGCCGGAATGATTGGGCTGCTTGATGCGTACCGAAATTATGATGCCGGGAAAGGTGCGAGCTTTGAAACGTATGCCGGTATTCGTATTCGCGGTGCCATGATTGATGAGATCCGTCAGGGTGATTGGGTTCCTCGTTCGGTTCACCGTAATACCCGCCGTATATCTGACGCTATTCATGAAGTAGAAACTGAACATGGGCGAGATGCCCGAGATAGCGAAGTTGCCGCGAAACTTGAGGTGGGTCTGGCTGAATACCACAGTATGTTAAATGATACAGCCTGTGGACGCATTGTCGGTATCGAAGATTTAGGCGTTACTGATGACGTGATCGGTGGTGTCGATGCCGTATCTGACATAAGTCATTCCTTTGACACCGTTGCGAATGAGCGTTTTTCAGCTGCACTATCTGAATGTATTTCACAATTACCTGAAAGAGAGGCATTGATCCTCTCGCTTTACTATGATGAAGAATTGAATTTAAAGGAAATAGGACAAATACTTGATGTTAGTGAGTCTCGAATTAGTCAGATTCAAAGCCAGGCACTTCACAGAATCAGAGCCCGAATGAAAGAATGGTATTGATAACACAATTAGTTGGCTACACTGACGGTAACGTATAAGGCATAATAAGACATATAGACAGGTTAATTATTTCCTTAGTCTGATTGGGTGGTTGTTTAGGAGGACACTTTGGATAAAAACATGAAAATCCTCATTGTTGATGATTTTTCAACAATGCGCCGGATAATCAAAAATTTGCTCCGGGATTTGGGGCTAAATAACACCCACGAGGCAGATGATGGTAATACCGCATTGCCAATGCTGAAAAATGGTGATTTTGATTTCGTTGTCACAGACTGGAACATGCCTGGCATGCAAGGCATTGATTTGTTAAAAGCGATTCGGGCTGATGAGTCTTTGCGTCATCTTCCGGTATTAATGGTGACTGCAGAAGCCAAACGTGAACAGATCATTGAGGCTGCTCAGGCTGGCGTTAATGGTTATATCGTTAAACCTTTCACTGCAGCAACATTGAAAGAAAAACTGGATAAGATTTTCGAGCGAATTGGCTGATACAGGGGTATCTATGAAGGCGCAAGTACCTTTAATAACCCTCGATCAGGCTAAAAAGCTGGTGGAACTGCTGGAACAAGGGTTACAGCATGAAGCGAATTCAATGTTGGCGAACGTTTGCCAAGCTAATGCTAATGCTCTTTTTGCGGAACTTGGGCATTTAACCAGACAGTTACATACATCGTTGCAAGAGTTTCAGCTCGATCCGAGAATTCCTGCGTTAGCAGAAAAAGAGATCCCGGATGCAAGAGAGCGGCTTAATTATGTTATTGATATGACAGATAAAGCGGCTAATCGAACAATGGATGCTGTTGAGGCTTGTTTACCGCTGTCAGATAAGCTTAACGATAATATTCAGCGTATTTTACCTGATTGGAATGCGTTAATGACGCGAAACATTGCTATTGGCAAATTCAAAACCTTGTGTCATCAACTCGATGATTTTATAAAGGTTTCTGAGTTGGATGCCGATAAGCTTCGTCATTTACTCACAGACATTCTTATGGCTCAGGATTTTCAGGATCTGACTGGGCAAATGATCCGTAAAGTCATTGCGTTGGTACAGGAAGTTGAAAATAAATTGGTTGAAATGCTGACGATGTTTGGCGATTTAGACATCACAGCTGAAACTACTTCACAAATCCAGCAGCCAGAACGCAATATAGAAGCCGAAGGTCCTATTATTAACAAAGAGTTGCGAACAGACGTGGTGAATAGTCAAGACGACGTTGATGATTTGCTGTCAAGTTTAGGTTTCTAGGGAGTAATACATGGGCTTCGAGGTTGATGAGGATATTCTGCAGGACTTTTTAGTCGAAGCATCTGAAATTCTTGAGCAGCTGTCCGAACAGTTGGTCGAGTTGGAAAAACGTCCGGACGATCGCGAATTATTGAATGCCATTTTCCGTGGTTTTCATACAGTAAAAGGTGGCGCAGGGTTCTTATCTCTGGGCGAACTGGTTGACGTTTGCCATGGTGCAGAAAACGTATTTGATATTTTACGTACTGGCAAACAGCAAATTAGTGCCGAATTGATGGATGTGATCCTGCAAGCACTCGATACTGTTAACGAAATGTTTGGCCGAGTCCAAAATCGTGATCCTTTAGAACCAGCCTCTCCTGAATTGCTAGAAGCTCTTCATCATCTTGCCGATCCTACTCATATTGCAAAAGTTGCAGCAACTGTTGCGAAACCTGCTGTTGTTGCACCGCCAGCCCCTGTTGTTCCTCCTCCTGTTGTTTCAACTCCTGTGGCTTCAACTGCTGGGGGGAGTATTGATGAGATCACAGATGATGAGTTCGAGCGGTTGCTGGATGAGCTGCACGGTCCAGGAAAAGCGCCGGCAGTGACAGCTGCGGCATCTTCATCAGATGCGACAGGCGATATTACCGATGACGAATTTGAAGCTTTATTGGATCAATTACATGGTGCGGGTAAACATGTTGGTCGTCCTGACACGCCGCCTGTTTCTGCTGCAGTACCTCCACCTTTAGAGCCAGTTTCATCCCCGGCTAGCGCTGGGGACGAGATCACTGATGATGATTTTGAAAAATTATTAGATCAGTTACATGGTCAAGGTAAGGGACCATCTGCATCAGCTTCTGCTTCTGTTTCTGTTAATAACGAAGCTACGGCGTCTGAACCGGAGCAACCGATTCAAGAAGCAACGCCAGAAATAACGCCAAAAGCAGCAGTTTCTGCTCAGCCTCAAGCTCAACAACAGGCTGTTCAGTCTGAAACAACCGTTCGTGTCGATACGCGTACTCTCGATGTCATCATGAATATGGTGGGCGAATTAGTTTTAGTTCGTAATCGCTTAATTAGTTTGGGCGTTGCTAGTAATGATGAAGATCTAGCAAAAGCAGTATCAAATCTGGACGTGGTGACCGCTGATTTGCAGGGTGCGGTTATGAAAACCCGCATGCAACCAATTAAAAAGGTCTTTGGTCGTTTCCCACGTGTCGTTCGTGATTTGGCTCGTAGTCTGAAAAAAGACATTGAGTTGATCATGGAGGGTGAAGAAACAGATCTGGATAAAAACCTTGTCGAAGCTTTGGCCGATCCGTTAGTGCATCTGGTGCGCAATTCTTGTGACCATGGTGTTGAGTTACCAGAAAAACGTGAAGCAGCGGGAAAACCAAGAAAAGGCACTATCACATTACGGGCATCTCAAGAGGGGGATCATATCCTTCTGAGTATTACCGACGATGGTGCAGGTATGGATCCTGAAAAGCTTAAAGAAATTGCGATCAGTCGCGGCGTTCTTGACCCTGATACTGCGGCCAGAATGAGTGATACAGAGGCATTTAATCTGATTTTTGCGCCTGGTTTTTCAACCAAACAGCAGATTTCGGATATATCCGGCCGTGGTGTAGGCATGGATGTCGTTAAAACCAGTATTACGCAGTTGAACGGTACGATTAACATTCATTCCTCAAAAGGAACTGGTACTCGTATTGAAATTAAAGTACCGCTGACACTGGCTATACTGCCAACATTAATGGTGGAAGTGGGTCATCAGACCTTCGCATTACCATTGAGCAGTGTTAATGAGATTTTCTATTTGAATTTGGCTACATCCAAAATGGTTGATGGTCAGCTGACGATTATTGTTCGTGATAAAGCTATTCCTCTATTTTTCTTGCAGGAATGGCTGATCCGCGGTGGGTGTGGCAGCAGAACCGAAAGTGGGCATGTTGTTATCGTCCAGGTTGGTCAAAAACAAATAGGCTTTGTTGTTGATAATCTTATCGGGCAAGAAGAAGTCGTCATTAAACCTCTGGATAATTTGTTGCACGGAACTCCGGGAATGGCTGGAGCAACCATCACTAGCGATGGCGGTATAGCCTTGATTCTGGATATTCCGGGATTATTGAAGCATTACGCGCGTCGCAGATAATAAAGAGATAATAAATAGAACATGGCCGTAAAAGTACTAGTCGTGGACGACTCCAGTTTCTTCCGGCGCCGCGTCACAGAGATCGTGAATCAGGATCCACTACTTGAGGTAGTGGATACTGCTGTGAATGGTAAGGAAGCAATAGAAAAAGCCCTGAATTTGCGTCCAGACGTGATCACGATGGATATTGAAATGCCCGTTTTAGATGGTATTTCAGCTGTTCGTGAAATAATGGCGAAATGTCCTACACCCATTTTAATGTTTTCATCATTAACGCAAGCAGGTGCCAAAGCGACGCTTGATGCGTTAGATGCTGGTGCTCTGGATTTTTTACCGAAAAAGTTTGAAGACATTGCTCGGGATAAACAAGAAGCGATCACATTATTACAGCAGCGGATCAAGGCCCTTTCTCGTCGTCGTATGTTTATGACGACACCGAGAGTGGTTACACCGACGCCGACCAACACAGGTTCCTCATTAGCTCGTAGTATTACTAGTGTCACTAGTTCTCTGCGAACACAACCTGTCGCAGAGAAAGTGTCTGCGCCTGTGCATTACAAACGTTCGGGAAAAAGTTATCAGCTGGTTGCAATAGGAACTTCGACCGGAGGCCCTGTTGCGCTGCAGACAATATTGACGCAATTGCCAGCAAATTTTCCACATCCAATTTTGCTTATTCAGCATATGCCTTCTACGTTTACCAGCGCATTTGCAGCTCGTCTTAATAGCTTGTGCAAAATCTCGGTAAAAGAAGCCGAAGATGGTGATGTGCTTAAACCTGGAAATGCCTATTTAGCCCCAGGCGGTAAACAAATGCTGGTTGATGGGCGAGGGACATCCGCGCGTTTACGCATCATTGAAGGTAATGACAAGGTTAACTACAAACCATGCGTTGATATCACTTTCGCGTCTTTAGCTAAATCACATGGCGACAAGGTGCTTGCTATCATTCTGACTGGTATGGGCGCCGATGGACGTGATGGTGCTCGACTGCTGAAAGATCAGGGGGCTACGATCTGGGCTCAAGATGAAGCGAGTTGTGTTGTCTATGGCATGCCTCAGGCTGTGGCTAAAGCGGGCATTTCATCTGAATCGTTACCTTTAGATCGTGTTGCTCAGCGAG comes from the uncultured Tolumonas sp. genome and includes:
- the flhF gene encoding flagellar biosynthesis protein FlhF; translated protein: MKIKRVFAKDMRTALAEVKELLGPDAVIMSNKKVTGGIEIVAAVDYQTAQGAQSMPTARALKEDRVEFSGQRPESQMSAAFDNAKEKVADSLGALLARQSKLVREQQSFGLPPTLEEQAKMAPEPARPRSLASSRQSSSASSAHKDKEMEAMRSEMASIRKLLQHQLSGLMWQEVERREPIRALLIKQLIKGGFTEILADQLAGMVPEDIPLHDAWKHIERLLTQQLKVSDDEIMRFGGAVALLGPTGVGKTTTIAKLAARFAMKYGAEQVALITTDHYRIGAQDQLQTYGRIMGCQVRAVNNVEELGTALYQLRNRRLVLIDTAGMGQRDVRLNEQLDTLIQNSRVKIRHYLVLPATAQRRVLQEAYEHFQRIPLSGCILTKLDESLNLGDVLDVCIQNSLPISYVTNGQRVPEDIQLPNVAELVSVTMQQLDAQTGQPYYWSSDPHEPNHAEFYE
- a CDS encoding MinD/ParA family protein, with product MNQASGLRNMQRNHRIKVVTVTGGKGGVGKSNVTLNVGMSLAAQGKRVLILDADLGLANIDVMLGLRVHKNLSHVLSGQCSLDDIIIEGPNGLMIIPATSGTQSMVELSPSEHAGLIRAFSELQTPIDMLLVDTAAGISDMVMSFARAAQDVMVVVCDEPTSITDAYALIKLLSREYGVFRFRIVANMVRSLREGQELFTKLTRVTDRFLDASLELVACIPYDNNVRQAVKKQKVIVDAFPKSPASLAFRALANKVSSWPIPNQPGGHLEFFIENLLQPKKVVGENQ
- a CDS encoding RNA polymerase sigma factor FliA, encoding MNKAQAYHRQQDPNRLVERYAGLVKRIGQHMLARLPSSVQLDDLLQAGMIGLLDAYRNYDAGKGASFETYAGIRIRGAMIDEIRQGDWVPRSVHRNTRRISDAIHEVETEHGRDARDSEVAAKLEVGLAEYHSMLNDTACGRIVGIEDLGVTDDVIGGVDAVSDISHSFDTVANERFSAALSECISQLPEREALILSLYYDEELNLKEIGQILDVSESRISQIQSQALHRIRARMKEWY
- the cheY gene encoding chemotaxis response regulator CheY, whose translation is MDKNMKILIVDDFSTMRRIIKNLLRDLGLNNTHEADDGNTALPMLKNGDFDFVVTDWNMPGMQGIDLLKAIRADESLRHLPVLMVTAEAKREQIIEAAQAGVNGYIVKPFTAATLKEKLDKIFERIG
- a CDS encoding protein phosphatase CheZ; the protein is MKAQVPLITLDQAKKLVELLEQGLQHEANSMLANVCQANANALFAELGHLTRQLHTSLQEFQLDPRIPALAEKEIPDARERLNYVIDMTDKAANRTMDAVEACLPLSDKLNDNIQRILPDWNALMTRNIAIGKFKTLCHQLDDFIKVSELDADKLRHLLTDILMAQDFQDLTGQMIRKVIALVQEVENKLVEMLTMFGDLDITAETTSQIQQPERNIEAEGPIINKELRTDVVNSQDDVDDLLSSLGF
- a CDS encoding chemotaxis protein CheA — translated: MGFEVDEDILQDFLVEASEILEQLSEQLVELEKRPDDRELLNAIFRGFHTVKGGAGFLSLGELVDVCHGAENVFDILRTGKQQISAELMDVILQALDTVNEMFGRVQNRDPLEPASPELLEALHHLADPTHIAKVAATVAKPAVVAPPAPVVPPPVVSTPVASTAGGSIDEITDDEFERLLDELHGPGKAPAVTAAASSSDATGDITDDEFEALLDQLHGAGKHVGRPDTPPVSAAVPPPLEPVSSPASAGDEITDDDFEKLLDQLHGQGKGPSASASASVSVNNEATASEPEQPIQEATPEITPKAAVSAQPQAQQQAVQSETTVRVDTRTLDVIMNMVGELVLVRNRLISLGVASNDEDLAKAVSNLDVVTADLQGAVMKTRMQPIKKVFGRFPRVVRDLARSLKKDIELIMEGEETDLDKNLVEALADPLVHLVRNSCDHGVELPEKREAAGKPRKGTITLRASQEGDHILLSITDDGAGMDPEKLKEIAISRGVLDPDTAARMSDTEAFNLIFAPGFSTKQQISDISGRGVGMDVVKTSITQLNGTINIHSSKGTGTRIEIKVPLTLAILPTLMVEVGHQTFALPLSSVNEIFYLNLATSKMVDGQLTIIVRDKAIPLFFLQEWLIRGGCGSRTESGHVVIVQVGQKQIGFVVDNLIGQEEVVIKPLDNLLHGTPGMAGATITSDGGIALILDIPGLLKHYARRR
- a CDS encoding chemotaxis response regulator protein-glutamate methylesterase produces the protein MAVKVLVVDDSSFFRRRVTEIVNQDPLLEVVDTAVNGKEAIEKALNLRPDVITMDIEMPVLDGISAVREIMAKCPTPILMFSSLTQAGAKATLDALDAGALDFLPKKFEDIARDKQEAITLLQQRIKALSRRRMFMTTPRVVTPTPTNTGSSLARSITSVTSSLRTQPVAEKVSAPVHYKRSGKSYQLVAIGTSTGGPVALQTILTQLPANFPHPILLIQHMPSTFTSAFAARLNSLCKISVKEAEDGDVLKPGNAYLAPGGKQMLVDGRGTSARLRIIEGNDKVNYKPCVDITFASLAKSHGDKVLAIILTGMGADGRDGARLLKDQGATIWAQDEASCVVYGMPQAVAKAGISSESLPLDRVAQRVSVEVGI